The Peromyscus eremicus chromosome 11, PerEre_H2_v1, whole genome shotgun sequence genome includes a window with the following:
- the Selenop gene encoding LOW QUALITY PROTEIN: selenoprotein P (The sequence of the model RefSeq protein was modified relative to this genomic sequence to represent the inferred CDS: substituted 1 base at 1 genomic stop codon) translates to MWRSLGLALALCLLPYGGTESQGQSPACKQPPAWSIGDQNPMLNSEGTVTVVALLQASUYLCLLQASRLEDLRLKLENEGYSNISYIVVNHQGAPSQLKHTHLKNHVSDHIAVYRQEEHQTDVWTLLNGNKDDFLIYDRCGRLVYHLGLPYSFLTFPYVEEAIKIAYCEQKCGNCSLTSLEDEDFCKNVSSAAVGSTAEPSKTHHHHKHHHKHGHGHLGSSELSENEHGHGHLGSSELSENERPGALDAKPALPPSALHHPQHRQGHLESUDMQASEGLQLSLAQRKLCRKGCLNQLLCKLSQESGTTASSCCCHCRHLIFEKSGSAITUQCAENLPSLCSUQGLFAEEKVIESXQCRAPPAAURSQPLNPTEASPTUSUKNKTKK, encoded by the exons ATGTGGAGAAGCCTAGGGCTGGCCCTggctctctgtctcctcccctaTGGGGGGACAGAGAGCCAAGGCCAAAGCCCTGCTTGTAAACAACCTCCAGCCTGGAGCATAGGAGATCAAAATCCAATGCTCAACTCCGAGGGTACAGTGACCGTGGTGGCTCTCCTTCAAGCCAGCTGATACCTGTGCCTTCTACAGGCGTCCAG ACTGGAAGACCTGCGCCTGAAACTAGAGAACGAAGGCTACTCTAACATTTCTTACATTGTTGTGAACCATCAAGGAGCCCCCTCTcaattgaaacacacacaccttAAGAATCATGTGTCAGACCATATTGCTGTTTACCGACAAGAAGAACACCAGACAGATGTCTGGACTCTCCTAAATGGAAACAAAGACGATTTCCTCATATATGACAG ATGTGGCCGTCTCGTGTATCACCTGGGCTTGCCCTATTCCTTCCTCACTTTCCCGTATGTCGAAGAAGCCATTAAGATCGCTTACTGTGAGCAGAAGTGTGGAAACTGCTCTCTCACG AGTCTTGAAGATGAAGACTTCTGTAAAAATGTGTCCTCAGCTGCCGTGGGTAGCACAGCGGAGCCCTCAAAGACACATCACCACCACAAGCACCATCACAAACACGGGCATGGGCATCTTGGGAGCAGTGAGCTGTCCGAGAATGAGCATGGGCATGGGCATCTTGGGAGCAGTGAGCTGTCCGAGAATGAGCGACCAGGGGCACTAGATGCTAAGCCAGCTTTGCCCCCTTCAGCCTTACATCATCCCCAGCACAGGCAGGGTCACTTAGAGAGCTGAGACATGCAGGCGAGTGAAGGCCTACAGCTCTCACTTGCCCAAAGGAAGCTTTGCCGGAAGGGGTGCCTAAACCAGCTCCTGTGTAAGTTGTCCCAGGAGTCCGGGACGActgccagcagctgctgctgccactgccgCCATCTCATCTTTGAGAAGTCAGGGTCCGCAATCACCTGACAGTGCGCGGAAAACCTCCCGTCCTTGTGTAGCTGACAGGGACTTTTTGCTGAGGAGAAAGTCATTGAATCTTGACAGTGTCGGGCCCCTCCAGCTGCCTGACGGAGTCAGCCACTAAACCCCACAGAAGCCAGCCCCACCTGAAGCTGAAAGAATAAGACCAAAAAGTGA